A genomic window from Streptomyces mirabilis includes:
- a CDS encoding glycerophosphodiester phosphodiesterase: protein MRTVTAVAHRGDPYRVRENTIDSLRSALQLGADAVEIDVRLTRDKVPVLLHDETLKRLWELERPLGSLSSDEVRGLTGGGVPTLAEVLHATKDSRVLVDLPGEPDGPAVRRIVEVIRECGAQDRVYYCAGAPAMLAVRAADPAAEIALTWTSVAPPRPALLEAVRPRWLNYRFSLVDRALTARVHRGGHLLSVWTPDTRRSMRRLLDMGVDSITTNRIDALCALRKA from the coding sequence ATGCGCACCGTGACTGCCGTGGCCCACCGCGGCGACCCCTATCGCGTCCGCGAGAACACCATCGACTCGCTGCGTTCCGCGCTCCAACTGGGCGCGGACGCGGTCGAGATCGACGTACGGCTCACCCGCGACAAGGTGCCCGTGCTGTTGCACGACGAGACACTGAAGCGGCTGTGGGAGCTGGAGCGGCCGCTCGGGTCACTCTCCTCGGACGAGGTGCGCGGGCTCACGGGCGGCGGGGTGCCGACGCTCGCGGAGGTCCTCCATGCGACCAAGGACAGCCGGGTCCTGGTCGACCTGCCGGGAGAGCCCGACGGCCCGGCCGTACGCCGGATTGTCGAGGTCATCCGTGAGTGCGGAGCCCAGGACCGGGTGTACTACTGCGCGGGCGCCCCGGCCATGCTGGCCGTGCGCGCCGCCGACCCCGCCGCCGAGATCGCGCTGACCTGGACGAGCGTCGCACCGCCACGCCCGGCGCTCCTCGAAGCCGTACGGCCGCGCTGGCTCAACTACCGTTTCAGCCTGGTCGACCGCGCCCTCACAGCCCGCGTCCACCGCGGCGGCCATCTGCTCTCCGTCTGGACACCCGACACCCGCCGTTCCATGCGCCGGCTGCTGGACATGGGCGTGGATTCGATCACCACGAACCGCATCGACGCGCTGTGCGCGCTGCGCAAGGCCTGA
- a CDS encoding DUF4190 domain-containing protein, producing MSDDAQAPQVPQDAAATPWASPDQSAPPPTQIDMPSAAGPEDAIPGGNPQPGSPPGGSPDNGAAGPRPEPNPWAPPADQAPSHAPGAPTPPSVHSQPTVVALPGTGTQPHPQSPPQSWDNPFASPAAAPAPHPRPGPGEPVPPPPIAPEGPGQVPYGYGYGYPAYPMPGPGYPGSAGYGWPMMPPEPSNGMGTAGLVLGIISAVVFCLWPIAIILGILAVIFGVLGRRRAHRGEANNPGQALAGIICGAVGIALGIAMIVVFFVLPDNSGNSDPFNGDDGYSTSLVVPHLG from the coding sequence ATGTCCGACGACGCGCAGGCGCCACAGGTGCCGCAGGACGCCGCCGCGACCCCGTGGGCATCCCCGGACCAGTCGGCTCCGCCGCCGACCCAGATCGACATGCCGTCGGCCGCCGGTCCCGAGGACGCGATACCCGGCGGGAACCCCCAGCCGGGTTCCCCGCCCGGCGGCTCCCCGGACAACGGCGCCGCCGGACCGCGACCCGAGCCGAACCCCTGGGCACCGCCCGCGGACCAGGCACCCTCCCACGCGCCCGGTGCCCCCACACCCCCCTCGGTGCACAGCCAGCCGACGGTCGTCGCCCTCCCCGGAACCGGCACCCAGCCCCATCCCCAGTCCCCGCCCCAGTCCTGGGACAACCCCTTCGCGTCTCCCGCCGCCGCACCCGCGCCCCACCCCCGGCCCGGGCCCGGAGAGCCGGTTCCCCCGCCGCCCATCGCTCCCGAGGGCCCCGGCCAGGTCCCGTACGGCTACGGATACGGCTACCCGGCCTACCCCATGCCGGGACCCGGATACCCGGGCAGCGCCGGCTACGGCTGGCCGATGATGCCCCCGGAGCCGAGCAACGGCATGGGCACCGCCGGGCTGGTGCTCGGCATCATCTCGGCCGTCGTGTTCTGTCTGTGGCCGATCGCGATCATCCTGGGGATCCTCGCGGTGATCTTCGGGGTGCTGGGGCGACGCAGGGCGCACCGCGGGGAGGCGAACAACCCCGGTCAGGCGCTGGCCGGGATCATCTGCGGAGCGGTCGGCATCGCGCTCGGCATCGCGATGATCGTGGTCTTCTTCGTCCTCCCGGACAACAGCGGCAACAGCGACCCGTTCAACGGAGACGACGGCTACTCCACTTCACTCGTCGTGCCGCACCTCGGCTAG
- a CDS encoding NADAR family protein, producing MSVVRATVACMAKIDSWEALVSAVRSGARVKYLHFWGHRPRPDGQVSASCLSQWWPSPFVVDGVSYATAEHWMMAGKARLFGDAEAQRRAIEASSPALAKKVGRLVRGFDEATWERERFGIVVEGSVHKFAAHPELRAFLLGTGTRVLVEASPMDRVWGIGLAADDERAADPERWRGPNLLGFALMEARERLLGDD from the coding sequence ATGTCAGTGGTGCGTGCCACAGTGGCGTGCATGGCGAAGATCGATTCTTGGGAAGCGCTGGTCAGCGCGGTCCGCTCGGGGGCAAGGGTCAAGTACCTGCACTTCTGGGGGCACCGTCCGCGACCGGACGGTCAGGTGAGTGCGAGCTGCCTGAGCCAGTGGTGGCCGTCACCGTTCGTGGTGGACGGTGTCTCCTACGCGACCGCCGAGCACTGGATGATGGCGGGCAAGGCGCGGCTCTTCGGCGACGCGGAGGCGCAGCGGCGCGCGATCGAGGCGTCCAGCCCCGCGCTCGCCAAGAAGGTGGGGCGGCTCGTGCGCGGCTTCGACGAGGCGACCTGGGAGCGCGAGCGCTTCGGGATCGTCGTCGAGGGCAGCGTGCACAAGTTCGCCGCCCATCCCGAGCTGCGCGCGTTCCTGCTCGGCACGGGCACGCGGGTGCTGGTCGAGGCCAGCCCCATGGACCGGGTCTGGGGCATAGGACTCGCGGCGGACGACGAGCGGGCGGCGGATCCCGAGCGGTGGCGGGGGCCGAACCTGCTGGGATTCGCCTTGATGGAGGCGCGGGAGCGACTCCTGGGGGACGACTAG
- a CDS encoding gamma-aminobutyraldehyde dehydrogenase — protein sequence MHNPGHRFQAQDRFADGAQYIAGRLTKGTSGRTHAVVDPATGDEVYTYELASTVDVDAAVAAALDAFPGWAGVTPGERSDALHRFAAVLADRAEEFARAESLQCGKPLKLTREFDVPGTIDNIAFFAGAARHLQGQSAGEYSGDHTSYVRREPIGVVGSIAPWNYPLQMAAWKILPAIAAGNTIVLKPAELTPLTSLLFAEAATAAGIPDGVINIVTGAGRDAGEHLVGHPDVAMTSFTGSTAVGKRVAEIATSTVKRLHLELGGKAPFVVFDDADLDAAVNGAVAGSLINSGQDCTAATRAYVQRPLYEEFVARTAALMASVRLGDPFASGTDLGPLISHAQRDRVAGFVDRARGYARVVTGGEIPEELKDGAYYRPTLVADAPQDSEIVQSEIFGPVLVVLPFDSDDEGIRLANDTPYGLAASAWSRDVYRANRATREIKAGCVWVNDHIPIISEMPHGGYKASGFGKDMSAYSFEEYTQIKHVMFDNTAVARKDWHRTIFGDRP from the coding sequence ATGCACAATCCGGGCCATCGCTTCCAGGCGCAGGACCGCTTCGCGGACGGCGCGCAGTACATCGCGGGCCGGTTGACCAAGGGCACATCGGGCCGTACGCACGCGGTCGTCGACCCCGCCACCGGCGACGAGGTCTACACATACGAGCTGGCGAGCACCGTCGACGTGGACGCGGCCGTCGCCGCCGCCCTCGACGCGTTCCCCGGCTGGGCGGGCGTCACCCCCGGCGAGCGCTCCGACGCCCTGCACCGCTTCGCCGCCGTGCTCGCCGACCGCGCCGAGGAGTTCGCCCGGGCGGAGTCGCTCCAGTGCGGAAAGCCCCTCAAGCTGACCCGCGAGTTCGACGTGCCCGGCACCATCGACAACATCGCCTTCTTCGCGGGCGCGGCCCGGCATCTGCAAGGGCAGTCCGCGGGCGAGTACTCCGGCGACCACACCTCGTACGTACGCCGTGAGCCCATCGGTGTCGTCGGCTCCATCGCGCCCTGGAACTACCCCCTCCAGATGGCCGCCTGGAAGATCCTCCCGGCGATCGCCGCGGGCAACACGATCGTGCTGAAGCCCGCCGAGCTGACCCCGTTGACCTCGCTCCTCTTCGCCGAGGCCGCCACCGCGGCGGGCATCCCGGACGGCGTGATCAACATAGTGACGGGGGCCGGGAGGGACGCCGGCGAGCACCTCGTCGGCCACCCCGACGTGGCGATGACCTCCTTCACCGGGTCCACCGCGGTCGGCAAGCGCGTCGCCGAGATCGCCACCTCGACCGTCAAGCGACTCCATCTGGAACTGGGCGGCAAGGCCCCCTTCGTGGTCTTCGACGACGCGGACCTGGACGCGGCCGTGAACGGCGCGGTCGCGGGATCGCTCATCAACAGTGGGCAGGACTGCACCGCCGCCACGCGCGCGTACGTACAAAGGCCCCTCTATGAAGAGTTCGTCGCCAGGACGGCCGCCCTGATGGCGAGCGTCCGCCTCGGCGACCCGTTCGCCTCCGGCACCGACCTCGGCCCGCTGATCTCGCACGCCCAGCGCGACCGCGTGGCCGGATTCGTCGACCGGGCCCGCGGCTACGCACGTGTGGTGACCGGCGGAGAGATCCCCGAAGAGCTCAAGGACGGCGCCTACTACCGGCCCACGCTCGTCGCCGACGCTCCCCAGGACAGCGAGATCGTCCAGTCCGAGATCTTCGGTCCCGTCCTGGTGGTGCTCCCCTTCGACAGCGACGACGAGGGAATCCGGCTCGCCAACGACACTCCGTACGGTCTCGCCGCCTCCGCGTGGAGCCGGGACGTGTACCGGGCCAACCGTGCGACCCGCGAGATCAAGGCGGGCTGCGTGTGGGTCAACGACCACATTCCGATCATCAGTGAGATGCCGCACGGCGGCTACAAGGCGTCCGGCTTCGGCAAGGACATGTCGGCGTACTCGTTCGAGGAGTACACCCAGATCAAGCACGTCATGTTCGACAACACCGCGGTCGCCAGGAAGGACTGGCACCGCACGATCTTCGGGGATCGGCCCTAG
- a CDS encoding spermidine/putrescine ABC transporter substrate-binding protein: protein MEQYEPDRLSPAQVAAMRRSFTNGRAALSRRSLLRASAGGALAVGGLGALSGCGIPAAGKTQGGVSADDHSAKEKVIDFSNWPEYIDVDDSGKHRPTLDAFAKRTGIQVKYTEDINDNDEFFGKVQPQLAAGQDTGRDLIVVTDWLAARMIRLGYVQKLDASNLPHAFANLSDQFRSPDWDPGRAYSYPWQGISTVIAYNKKALDGVEVKSVSDLLDNPKLKGRVGFLTEMRDSIGMTMLDMGKDPAKFTDDDYDAVIARLQKAVDKGQIRRFTGNDYTSDLTKGDFAACVAWAGDIVQLQADSPDVGYVIPDSGYMTSTDNMLIPNKARHKTNAERLIDYYYELEPAAELAAYINYVSPVAGVQPYLAKIDKSAADNPLIIPDKAMQAKSHAFRSLSSKEETAYQQKFAKLTGA from the coding sequence ATGGAGCAGTACGAGCCGGACCGCCTCTCCCCGGCCCAAGTGGCCGCCATGCGGCGCAGTTTCACGAATGGCAGGGCCGCGCTCAGCCGCCGCTCGCTGCTGCGCGCCTCCGCGGGCGGCGCGCTCGCCGTCGGCGGGCTCGGCGCGCTGAGCGGCTGCGGGATCCCGGCCGCGGGCAAGACCCAGGGCGGCGTCTCCGCCGACGACCACTCGGCCAAGGAGAAGGTCATCGACTTCTCCAACTGGCCCGAGTACATCGACGTGGACGACAGCGGCAAGCACCGTCCCACGCTCGACGCCTTTGCCAAGCGGACCGGTATCCAGGTCAAGTACACCGAGGACATCAACGACAACGACGAGTTCTTCGGCAAGGTCCAGCCGCAGCTCGCCGCGGGTCAGGACACCGGCCGCGACCTCATAGTGGTCACCGACTGGCTGGCCGCCCGCATGATCCGTCTGGGCTACGTCCAGAAACTGGACGCGTCCAACCTGCCGCACGCCTTCGCCAACCTGTCGGACCAGTTCCGCAGCCCCGACTGGGATCCCGGCCGGGCGTACTCGTACCCGTGGCAGGGCATCTCGACCGTCATCGCATACAACAAGAAAGCGCTCGACGGCGTCGAAGTGAAGTCGGTCTCCGACCTGCTCGACAACCCCAAACTCAAGGGCCGCGTCGGCTTCCTGACCGAGATGCGCGACAGCATCGGCATGACCATGCTCGACATGGGCAAGGACCCGGCGAAGTTCACCGACGACGACTACGACGCGGTGATCGCCCGCCTCCAGAAGGCCGTCGACAAGGGCCAGATCCGCCGCTTCACGGGCAACGACTACACGTCGGACCTCACCAAGGGCGACTTCGCCGCATGCGTCGCCTGGGCCGGTGACATCGTCCAGCTCCAGGCGGACAGCCCTGACGTCGGTTATGTGATCCCGGACAGCGGCTACATGACGTCGACCGACAACATGCTGATCCCCAACAAGGCGCGCCACAAGACGAACGCCGAGCGGCTCATCGACTACTACTACGAGCTCGAACCGGCCGCCGAACTCGCCGCCTACATCAACTACGTGAGCCCGGTCGCGGGAGTGCAGCCCTATCTCGCCAAGATCGACAAGTCGGCGGCGGACAACCCGCTGATCATTCCCGACAAGGCCATGCAGGCCAAGTCCCACGCCTTCCGCTCACTGAGCTCGAAGGAAGAGACGGCCTACCAGCAGAAGTTCGCGAAGCTCACAGGGGCGTGA
- a CDS encoding ABC transporter ATP-binding protein produces MTTDNGGDVRLSGISKTYGSFTAVHPLDLTVPEGSFFALLGASGCGKTTTLRMIAGLEEPSSGTVFLGDQEVTHLPPYKRPVNTVFQSYALFPHLDIFENVAFGLRRRGIKSVKKQVEDMLELVQLGEQARKKPHQLSGGQQQRVAVARALINHPKVLLLDEPLGALDLKLRRQMQLELKRIQTEVGITFVHVTHDQEEAMTMADTVAVMNAGRVEQLGAPADLYENPQTTFVANFLGTSNLIEAAVDSKDGDDIVLAAGGGKLVLPQARCSAPTTTGGKVLVGVRPEKISLTHVDDAGEIPAGRNRITGRIADSSFIGVSTQYVVDSAVCPEFEVYSQNIDRDARLTPGAEVVLHWSPAHTFGLDAAQDIDAGVETVEEEAA; encoded by the coding sequence ATGACGACAGACAACGGCGGCGACGTCCGCCTCTCCGGGATCAGCAAGACGTACGGCTCCTTCACGGCCGTCCACCCCCTCGACCTGACCGTCCCCGAAGGCTCCTTCTTCGCCCTTCTCGGGGCGTCGGGCTGCGGCAAGACCACCACCCTGCGGATGATCGCGGGTCTGGAGGAACCCTCCTCCGGCACCGTCTTCCTCGGCGACCAGGAAGTGACCCACCTGCCCCCGTACAAGCGGCCGGTGAACACCGTCTTCCAGTCCTACGCCCTCTTCCCGCACCTCGACATCTTCGAGAACGTCGCCTTCGGTCTGCGCCGGCGCGGCATCAAGTCGGTGAAGAAGCAGGTCGAGGACATGCTGGAGCTCGTCCAGCTCGGCGAGCAGGCCCGCAAGAAACCGCACCAGCTCTCCGGCGGCCAGCAGCAGCGCGTCGCCGTGGCCCGCGCCCTGATCAACCACCCCAAGGTGCTGCTCCTCGACGAACCGCTCGGCGCCCTCGACCTCAAGCTGCGCCGCCAGATGCAGCTGGAGCTCAAGCGCATCCAGACCGAGGTCGGCATCACCTTCGTACACGTCACGCACGACCAGGAGGAGGCCATGACGATGGCCGACACGGTCGCCGTGATGAACGCGGGCCGCGTCGAGCAACTCGGCGCCCCCGCGGACCTCTACGAGAACCCGCAGACCACGTTCGTCGCCAACTTCCTCGGCACCTCGAACCTCATCGAGGCCGCCGTCGACAGCAAGGACGGCGACGACATCGTCCTGGCGGCGGGCGGCGGCAAGCTGGTCCTGCCGCAGGCGCGATGTTCGGCGCCCACGACGACCGGCGGCAAGGTCCTGGTCGGAGTCCGCCCCGAGAAAATATCGCTCACACACGTCGACGACGCGGGCGAGATACCGGCCGGCCGCAACCGGATCACCGGCAGGATCGCCGACTCCAGCTTCATCGGCGTCTCCACTCAGTACGTCGTCGACAGCGCCGTCTGCCCCGAGTTCGAGGTCTACTCCCAGAACATCGACCGCGACGCCCGGCTCACCCCCGGCGCCGAGGTGGTCCTGCACTGGAGCCCGGCGCACACCTTCGGCCTCGACGCGGCGCAGGACATCGACGCCGGCGTGGAAACGGTCGAGGAGGAGGCCGCCTGA
- a CDS encoding ABC transporter permease, which translates to MASVTEAPLLAPQPDKKPPRKRGRLVPYWLLLPGILWLLIFFALPMVYQASTSVQTGSLEEGFKVTWHFQTYWNALADYWPQFLRSVLYAGAATILCLVLGYPLAYLIAFRAGRWRNVVLILVIAPFFTSFLIRTLAWKTILADGGPVVGALNTLHVLDVTNWLGFTSGDRVLATPLAVVCGLTYNFLPFMILPLYTSLERIDGRLHEAAGDLYAKPFTTFRKVTFPLSLPGVVSGTLLTFIPASGDYVNADLLGSTDTRMVGNVIQTQFLRILDYPTAAALSFILMAAILIMVTLYIRKSGTEDLV; encoded by the coding sequence ATGGCCAGCGTCACCGAGGCGCCACTCCTCGCGCCGCAGCCCGACAAGAAGCCGCCCCGCAAGCGCGGCCGTCTCGTCCCGTACTGGCTGCTCCTGCCCGGCATCCTCTGGCTGCTGATCTTCTTCGCGCTGCCGATGGTCTACCAGGCCTCCACGTCCGTGCAGACGGGCTCCCTGGAGGAGGGCTTCAAGGTCACCTGGCACTTCCAGACGTACTGGAACGCGCTGGCCGACTACTGGCCCCAGTTCCTGCGCTCGGTGCTGTACGCGGGCGCCGCGACGATCCTGTGCCTGGTGCTCGGCTACCCGCTGGCGTATCTGATCGCCTTCCGCGCGGGCCGCTGGCGCAACGTCGTGCTGATCCTGGTCATCGCGCCGTTCTTCACCAGCTTCCTGATCCGCACGCTGGCCTGGAAGACGATCCTCGCGGACGGCGGCCCGGTCGTCGGCGCCCTCAACACGCTGCACGTCCTGGACGTCACCAACTGGCTCGGCTTCACCTCCGGCGACCGCGTCCTGGCCACACCACTGGCGGTGGTCTGCGGCCTCACGTACAACTTCCTGCCCTTCATGATCCTGCCGCTCTACACCTCGCTGGAGCGGATCGACGGACGCCTCCACGAGGCGGCGGGCGATCTGTACGCGAAGCCGTTCACGACCTTCCGCAAGGTCACCTTCCCGCTGTCGTTGCCCGGAGTGGTCTCCGGCACGCTGCTGACCTTCATCCCGGCCAGCGGTGACTACGTGAACGCCGACCTGCTCGGCTCCACGGACACCCGGATGGTCGGCAACGTCATCCAGACGCAGTTCCTGCGGATCCTCGACTATCCGACGGCCGCCGCGCTCTCCTTCATCCTCATGGCCGCGATCCTCATCATGGTCACCCTCTACATCCGCAAGTCCGGGACGGAGGATCTGGTCTAA
- a CDS encoding ABC transporter permease, translating into MAFVRWFKRNLVVIGGLLTLGYLLLPNVIVTVFSFNKPKGRFNYEWQQFSLDAWRDPCGVADMCGSLSISLQIAVWATIGATILGTMIAFALVRYRFRARGAVNSLIFLPMAMPEVVMAASLLTLFLNLGAQLGFWTILIAHIMFCLSFVVTAVKARVMSMDPRLEQAAQDLYAGPAQTFLRVTLPIAAPGIAAGALLAFALSFDDFIITNFNAGSTVTFPMFVWGSAQRGTPVQINVIGTAMFIVAVLFVLAGMVVSNRRNKQKA; encoded by the coding sequence ATGGCCTTCGTACGCTGGTTCAAGCGGAATCTCGTCGTCATCGGTGGGCTGCTGACGCTGGGATATCTGCTGCTGCCCAATGTCATCGTCACGGTGTTCTCCTTCAACAAACCGAAGGGGCGCTTCAACTACGAGTGGCAGCAGTTCTCCCTCGACGCCTGGCGTGATCCGTGCGGGGTCGCCGACATGTGCGGCTCGCTCTCGATCAGCCTCCAGATCGCCGTCTGGGCGACCATCGGGGCCACGATCCTCGGCACGATGATCGCCTTCGCCCTCGTCCGCTACCGCTTCCGGGCGCGCGGCGCGGTGAACTCGCTGATCTTCCTGCCGATGGCGATGCCCGAGGTCGTCATGGCCGCCTCGCTGCTCACCCTGTTCCTCAACCTGGGTGCTCAGTTGGGTTTCTGGACGATCCTGATCGCCCACATCATGTTCTGCCTCAGCTTCGTCGTGACGGCCGTCAAGGCGCGTGTGATGTCGATGGACCCGCGCCTGGAGCAGGCGGCACAGGACCTCTACGCCGGCCCGGCGCAGACGTTCCTGCGTGTCACCCTGCCCATCGCGGCCCCCGGCATCGCGGCGGGTGCGCTGCTCGCCTTCGCACTCTCCTTCGACGACTTCATCATCACCAACTTCAACGCGGGTTCGACCGTCACCTTCCCCATGTTCGTGTGGGGTTCGGCGCAGCGCGGAACACCCGTTCAGATCAATGTCATCGGTACGGCCATGTTCATCGTCGCCGTACTGTTCGTCCTGGCCGGAATGGTCGTCAGCAACCGTCGCAACAAGCAAAAGGCATAG
- a CDS encoding FAD-dependent oxidoreductase: protein MAPSAMTRWTTSLSEAQPVPYWLDDPGKPHPEPALTGAETCDLLVVGGGYSGLWTALIAKERDPQREVVLLEGREVGWAASGRNGGFCAASLTHGLANGLTRWPDEIRKLEELGARNLDEIEAAVARYSLDCDFERSGEIDVATEPHQAAELREWHEELRERGLADGIEFLDADAVREQVDSPTFLAGLHDRRGVAMLHPAKLAWGLKRACLRLGVRVYEHTPALALKAYGAGMAVRTPYGSVRARQVALATNIFPNLVKRVRAYTVPVYDYALMTEPLTADQLASVGWKNRQGLGDSANQFHYFRLSADNRVLWGGYDAIYPYGGRVRAEYDDRPETYAKLAGHFFTCFPQLEGVRFTHAWGGAIDTCSRFSAFFGTAHHGKVAYAAGYTGLGVGATRFGADVMLDLLAGERTERTELEMVRKKPLPFPPEPFAWTGIALTKWSLARADAHGGRRNLWLRTMDKLGLGFDS from the coding sequence ATGGCCCCGAGCGCCATGACCCGTTGGACCACGTCTCTTTCCGAAGCCCAGCCGGTTCCGTACTGGCTGGACGACCCGGGCAAGCCCCACCCCGAGCCCGCCCTCACCGGCGCCGAGACCTGCGACCTGCTCGTCGTCGGCGGTGGCTACAGCGGACTGTGGACCGCGCTGATCGCCAAGGAGCGCGACCCGCAGCGTGAGGTGGTGCTCCTGGAGGGCCGCGAGGTGGGCTGGGCCGCCTCGGGCCGCAACGGCGGCTTCTGTGCCGCGTCCCTGACCCACGGCCTGGCCAACGGACTCACCCGCTGGCCGGACGAGATCAGGAAGCTGGAGGAGCTGGGCGCCCGCAACCTCGACGAGATCGAGGCGGCCGTCGCCCGCTACTCCCTCGACTGCGACTTCGAGCGCTCCGGCGAGATCGACGTCGCCACCGAGCCGCACCAGGCGGCCGAACTCCGCGAGTGGCACGAGGAATTGCGGGAGCGGGGCCTGGCGGACGGCATCGAGTTCCTGGACGCCGACGCGGTCCGCGAGCAGGTCGACTCGCCGACCTTCCTCGCGGGCCTGCACGACCGCCGCGGCGTCGCCATGCTCCACCCCGCCAAACTCGCCTGGGGTCTCAAGCGGGCCTGCCTGCGGCTCGGGGTGCGGGTGTACGAGCACACGCCCGCGCTCGCCCTGAAGGCGTACGGCGCCGGCATGGCCGTACGCACTCCGTACGGGTCCGTCCGTGCCCGCCAGGTGGCGCTCGCCACCAACATCTTCCCGAACCTGGTCAAGCGGGTGCGCGCGTACACCGTCCCGGTCTACGACTACGCGCTGATGACCGAACCCCTGACCGCCGACCAGCTGGCGTCCGTCGGCTGGAAGAACCGGCAGGGCCTCGGGGACTCGGCGAACCAGTTCCACTACTTCCGGCTCTCCGCGGACAACCGCGTCCTGTGGGGCGGTTACGACGCGATCTACCCGTACGGCGGCCGGGTGCGCGCCGAGTACGACGACCGCCCGGAGACGTACGCGAAGCTCGCCGGGCACTTCTTCACCTGCTTCCCGCAGTTGGAGGGCGTCCGCTTCACCCACGCCTGGGGCGGTGCGATCGACACCTGCTCGCGCTTCTCGGCCTTCTTCGGCACGGCGCACCACGGAAAGGTCGCGTACGCGGCCGGCTACACGGGCCTGGGCGTGGGCGCGACCCGGTTCGGCGCGGACGTGATGCTCGACCTGCTGGCGGGGGAGCGCACCGAGCGCACGGAACTGGAGATGGTCCGCAAGAAGCCCCTGCCGTTCCCGCCCGAGCCCTTCGCCTGGACCGGCATCGCGCTCACCAAGTGGTCGCTGGCGCGGGCGGACGCGCACGGCGGACGGCGCAATCTCTGGCTCAGGACGATGGACAAGCTGGGACTGGGCTTCGACAGCTGA